Proteins encoded in a region of the Deltaproteobacteria bacterium genome:
- a CDS encoding PAS domain S-box protein: MKKILIVDNDRFFLEVIKDLLKHEGHEVLTAEDGLSALDILESFTPDVIFLDMVMPNIDGKRLCRILRNMKDFKDAYIVSLSATAAEDSGDIMRAGVDASIAKGPLNEMAVRILNVIDKRTDSLSELFSETMGLPGRIRERGITRELLSIQGHFEIILGQIDEGVFELAADGRVVYANSGAASLMHLAEEDMLRRPFLDLFQEESRKAVRILLEGGAEKFKQVSDDNPLILNEYQVHMGMYPIPDSEGKRLVIFRNVTEQKKAEAALRKSEERYHLLFENASDAIFVLQDDAIKFPNKRVSEMFGFTANQLLDLPFFDLVHPEDRDALIERCRQILRGDEVWGIYPLRMLSRSEEELWVELNAVPIQWDGRPAILNFVRAVTKKRLPGTHFRQDVTRS; the protein is encoded by the coding sequence ATGAAAAAGATACTTATAGTGGATAACGATCGTTTTTTTCTTGAGGTGATCAAGGACCTCCTTAAACATGAGGGGCACGAGGTATTGACGGCGGAAGACGGCCTTTCTGCACTCGACATTCTGGAATCATTTACCCCGGATGTCATATTCCTCGATATGGTTATGCCCAATATCGATGGCAAACGGCTGTGCCGGATATTGCGCAACATGAAGGATTTCAAGGATGCGTACATCGTCAGTCTTTCCGCAACGGCCGCGGAAGATTCCGGCGATATTATGCGGGCAGGAGTCGATGCCAGCATCGCCAAAGGCCCCCTTAACGAGATGGCCGTAAGAATTCTAAACGTTATTGACAAAAGAACGGATTCTCTATCCGAGCTGTTTTCAGAAACGATGGGGCTTCCCGGGAGGATTCGCGAAAGAGGCATTACCCGGGAACTTCTGTCGATCCAAGGGCACTTTGAGATCATTTTGGGGCAGATTGACGAGGGCGTCTTCGAACTGGCCGCGGACGGACGGGTTGTTTATGCCAATTCGGGTGCGGCGTCTCTGATGCATTTGGCCGAGGAAGATATGTTGAGGCGTCCATTTCTGGATCTATTTCAGGAAGAAAGTCGCAAGGCGGTCAGGATATTGCTCGAAGGCGGCGCTGAGAAATTCAAACAGGTATCTGATGACAACCCGCTGATACTGAATGAATATCAGGTGCACATGGGCATGTATCCGATCCCCGACAGCGAAGGAAAGCGACTTGTCATCTTCCGTAATGTCACCGAGCAGAAGAAGGCGGAGGCGGCGCTGAGGAAAAGCGAGGAGAGGTATCATCTCCTTTTTGAAAACGCGAGCGATGCCATATTCGTTTTACAGGATGACGCCATTAAATTCCCCAACAAGCGCGTTTCTGAGATGTTTGGATTCACCGCAAACCAGTTGCTGGACCTTCCATTTTTCGACCTTGTCCATCCAGAAGACAGAGATGCCCTCATCGAGAGATGTCGTCAGATCCTGAGGGGTGATGAGGTATGGGGCATCTATCCGTTAAGGATGTTGAGCCGGTCCGAAGAGGAATTGTGGGTTGAATTGAATGCTGTTCCGATTCAGTGGGACGGGAGGCCTGCCATCCTCAATTTCGTGAGGGCCGTTACCAAGAAGAGACTGCCCGGAACCCATTTCCGCCAGGATGTAACCCGGTCTTAG
- a CDS encoding sigma-54 dependent transcriptional regulator, which yields MLSEGHVPSHRQILIVDDDHDFRWATGNVLEAAGYQVIHAENGDEALAYLEKDIPHMVLLDYRMQGLNGLQVAEAMKQRIPAVPIVMITAYAQIDSAVKAMKMGVYDYVTKPVDNNDLLFTIRSALEKRDLMDEVARLRSVLDERASLHEAMGKSDPVRKLIRHVEKVAPTSFTVLIEGESGTGKELVARAIHHLSEVKKGPFVAVDCGAIPEPLIESELFGHMKGAFTGASGDKPGQFELADGGTLFLDEVGNLPYTVQQKLLRAIQERVIQRLGGIKPVEIDVRIVAATNQSLEKDVGSGSFRADLYFRLSEFTIRVPSMRDRKEDIPYLAKKFVDEAEGELNKRCGGFSRESLIALSSYHWPGNVRELRNVIREAVLLCKENAPMQSRHMAFSPHSMPASKGEAPGVMEAGCDGKKSLREMVESYAAAVEKGIIEEALAESEGNKSRAARKLKVDYKTLLRKMKAHGIR from the coding sequence ATGCTGAGTGAGGGCCATGTGCCGAGTCACAGGCAGATTCTGATCGTGGATGATGATCATGATTTTCGCTGGGCAACTGGCAATGTCCTCGAGGCAGCGGGATACCAGGTCATTCATGCAGAGAATGGCGATGAAGCACTCGCTTACCTGGAGAAGGATATCCCCCACATGGTCCTCCTGGATTACCGGATGCAGGGGCTGAACGGTTTACAGGTGGCTGAGGCGATGAAACAGCGGATCCCCGCCGTACCTATTGTAATGATCACGGCCTATGCCCAGATCGATTCTGCTGTCAAGGCGATGAAGATGGGCGTATATGATTACGTCACCAAGCCTGTGGACAACAACGATCTCCTCTTTACCATCCGGAGCGCCCTGGAAAAGCGGGACCTGATGGATGAAGTGGCGCGGCTGAGGAGCGTCCTGGATGAACGTGCCTCCCTGCATGAGGCGATGGGGAAAAGCGACCCGGTCAGAAAGCTGATCCGGCATGTGGAAAAGGTTGCGCCTACCTCATTTACGGTACTGATAGAGGGAGAGAGCGGGACGGGCAAGGAGCTTGTGGCTCGTGCTATCCACCATCTGAGCGAGGTGAAAAAGGGTCCGTTTGTGGCCGTGGACTGCGGGGCCATCCCTGAACCCCTGATCGAAAGTGAACTCTTTGGTCACATGAAGGGCGCCTTCACCGGGGCCTCCGGCGACAAGCCGGGACAATTCGAATTGGCCGACGGCGGCACCCTTTTCCTGGACGAGGTAGGCAATCTCCCCTATACGGTACAGCAGAAGCTGCTGCGGGCGATACAGGAACGGGTGATACAGCGACTCGGGGGCATAAAACCGGTGGAGATTGATGTCCGGATCGTGGCTGCGACGAACCAGTCCCTCGAAAAAGACGTGGGGTCGGGAAGCTTTCGGGCCGATCTTTATTTCAGATTGAGCGAGTTTACCATTCGGGTGCCTTCCATGAGGGACAGGAAAGAGGATATCCCCTACCTGGCCAAGAAGTTCGTGGATGAAGCGGAAGGGGAACTCAACAAAAGATGCGGCGGGTTTTCCAGGGAGTCCCTGATTGCCCTCTCTTCATATCACTGGCCCGGGAATGTACGCGAGCTGCGGAATGTGATCCGCGAGGCCGTTCTCCTCTGCAAGGAGAACGCCCCGATGCAGTCTCGACACATGGCCTTCAGCCCCCATTCGATGCCAGCCTCGAAGGGGGAGGCCCCCGGTGTAATGGAAGCGGGCTGCGATGGAAAGAAGTCCCTCAGGGAGATGGTGGAATCCTATGCTGCTGCCGTTGAAAAAGGGATTATCGAGGAGGCCTTGGCCGAATCAGAAGGAAACAAAAGCAGGGCTGCCAGGAAACTCAAGGTAGATTACAAGACCCTCCTCAGAAAGATGAAGGCGCATGGGATTAGGTAG
- a CDS encoding PAS domain S-box protein: MLGNSILIADDEDSVRNILARFIEAEGCQIFLACNGRDAVEMAKNHPIDLAILDIVMPDMDGVEALKQIKKIDETTEVLMITGNAQLESLREILFKHGAYDYLLKPFDVMEIKLSIRRALRNRELVLKGNVVRDDMPGRIQEMERQSRERTFNLRQSQIQYRNMVEGSANMILISQGDQVRFANAASLEMTGYSRDEIMEMSLIDFVHPDDWQSAINGDWEQSSGKGIPHARAFRLIKKDGSSIWVEDRTTETLWAEAPASMHMIQDISERLKNEESLRIRDAAMATSISGIALADLEGNMTYANRAFLKMWGYSNPNELIGEPIRRLFHSQIKGEKAVEALRTKGGYVDEVAAVRKDGATFPVQVSASVVLDESDSPICIMGSFLDITKQKKAEEMMMRTEKLSSLGQLSAGLAHELRNPLAVVSSCSQFCLENMKLERLVRENFEVIYRNSQRATKLINDLMAFARPGDLVHSEVDINEALTSILKMSRLEVDPSRVGFVRRLRKGLPKIVGDREKLGQVFLNIIQNAIHAVSDRGAIVLESRFLAKEHMVEVSIIDNGHGIPEDCINRIFDPFFTTKASGTGLGLSICHSIVEKHHGTIAVERAEKGGTRVCVRLPAIVYREDNDAE; this comes from the coding sequence ATGCTTGGAAACAGCATTTTAATCGCGGATGACGAAGATTCGGTACGCAATATACTCGCGCGATTCATTGAGGCTGAGGGGTGCCAGATATTTCTTGCCTGTAATGGCAGGGATGCAGTGGAAATGGCCAAGAATCACCCGATTGACCTTGCGATCTTGGACATCGTCATGCCGGACATGGATGGGGTAGAGGCCTTGAAACAGATCAAAAAAATCGATGAGACGACAGAGGTCTTGATGATTACCGGGAACGCCCAACTTGAGTCCTTGAGAGAGATTCTATTCAAACATGGCGCCTACGACTACCTTTTGAAACCGTTTGACGTCATGGAAATCAAGCTTTCCATTCGAAGAGCTCTGAGGAACAGGGAGCTTGTTCTCAAGGGGAATGTCGTCAGAGATGATATGCCGGGCCGAATCCAGGAAATGGAAAGGCAATCCAGGGAGAGAACCTTTAATCTGAGACAGTCCCAGATCCAATACAGAAACATGGTGGAAGGCTCGGCGAACATGATCTTGATTTCCCAGGGAGATCAGGTTAGATTCGCGAATGCGGCATCGCTTGAGATGACAGGATACTCGAGGGATGAAATTATGGAAATGAGCCTAATCGATTTTGTACACCCCGATGACTGGCAGTCGGCCATCAACGGCGACTGGGAGCAATCATCGGGCAAAGGGATACCGCATGCCAGGGCTTTCAGGTTGATCAAGAAGGATGGGTCATCCATATGGGTTGAGGATCGTACGACGGAGACTCTGTGGGCAGAAGCTCCTGCATCAATGCATATGATCCAGGATATCTCGGAGCGGCTGAAGAACGAAGAGTCCCTGAGAATCAGGGATGCGGCAATGGCCACCTCTATCAGCGGGATTGCCCTTGCGGACCTTGAAGGCAATATGACCTATGCCAACAGGGCCTTTCTTAAAATGTGGGGATATTCCAATCCGAATGAACTTATCGGGGAACCGATTCGAAGGCTCTTCCACAGCCAAATCAAGGGTGAAAAGGCGGTTGAGGCCTTACGGACGAAAGGCGGGTATGTGGATGAGGTTGCTGCGGTCCGGAAGGACGGCGCCACCTTTCCGGTTCAGGTCTCTGCCAGCGTGGTTTTGGATGAGTCGGACAGCCCGATCTGCATAATGGGTTCATTCCTTGACATCACCAAACAAAAAAAGGCCGAGGAAATGATGATGCGGACAGAGAAGCTGTCGTCATTAGGCCAGCTCTCTGCCGGTCTTGCCCATGAGTTGAGAAATCCATTGGCCGTGGTCAGTTCCTGTTCGCAATTCTGTCTTGAGAATATGAAACTTGAGCGTTTGGTGCGTGAGAACTTTGAGGTCATATATCGAAACAGTCAACGCGCGACTAAACTCATCAATGACCTGATGGCGTTTGCACGGCCCGGTGACTTAGTGCATAGCGAGGTGGACATCAACGAGGCGCTGACAAGCATATTGAAGATGAGCAGACTCGAGGTGGACCCCTCCCGCGTCGGCTTTGTACGCCGTTTGAGAAAGGGGCTTCCAAAGATCGTTGGAGACAGAGAGAAGCTGGGACAGGTCTTCCTGAATATCATCCAGAACGCCATTCACGCGGTTTCAGACAGGGGGGCCATCGTTCTTGAGTCGCGGTTCCTCGCAAAGGAACATATGGTGGAAGTGAGCATTATCGATAACGGGCATGGCATCCCGGAAGACTGCATCAACAGAATCTTTGATCCCTTCTTTACCACTAAAGCCAGCGGGACCGGCCTGGGTTTGAGCATCTGTCATTCCATCGTGGAGAAACATCATGGGACTATCGCTGTGGAACGTGCCGAGAAAGGGGGCACTCGGGTATGCGTGCGGCTGCCGGCGATAGTATACAGGGAGGATAACGATGCTGAGTGA
- a CDS encoding helix-turn-helix domain-containing protein — MKGTSKWVTRENCGRVLKELRQRFGSMSVAELAKTLGVARSTIMRIEAGQTAPSDDILNRLKAIQVIGISRFQSLSETDKDRFSQIIEELGENPELFATSGMLRELTPAGILAGLGTIAGASLNVSSSVVSSIPILSSLAGYGLVKGLKSVLEANKLLCVENRGVWEIQTPRAAEPEKEAKEMDGKRKNEEKNGGVGFDFGLGGLFKGLGSLIDAANKLAEKGEELSKSGEIDFSGLDKIRGLKDLKGVYGVRVRTLADGRPSVEPFGNIKRTPKGPVVEEVREPIVDVFDESDGIHVVAEMPGIDEKDITLGIQGDILNIRAEDPNRKYQKEVLLSREANVEDMRWTYKNGILEVKIAAKGN, encoded by the coding sequence GTGAAAGGAACGTCTAAATGGGTGACTCGGGAGAACTGCGGCAGGGTTCTCAAGGAACTGCGACAAAGGTTCGGCAGCATGTCAGTGGCCGAGCTTGCCAAAACGCTGGGCGTTGCTCGCAGTACGATCATGAGGATCGAGGCGGGACAGACGGCGCCCTCAGACGACATTTTGAACAGATTGAAGGCGATCCAGGTGATTGGAATATCCAGATTTCAGAGTTTGTCAGAAACAGACAAGGACCGGTTTTCACAGATTATCGAGGAGTTGGGCGAGAATCCGGAGTTGTTTGCCACCAGTGGAATGTTAAGGGAACTGACGCCTGCGGGGATACTTGCCGGTCTGGGGACCATCGCAGGCGCGTCCCTAAATGTATCGTCATCCGTGGTCAGTTCCATTCCGATCCTGTCCAGTCTGGCCGGGTACGGTCTGGTGAAGGGACTGAAATCGGTTCTGGAGGCGAACAAGCTGTTGTGCGTCGAGAATCGGGGGGTCTGGGAGATTCAAACACCAAGGGCCGCAGAGCCAGAGAAGGAGGCAAAAGAAATGGACGGAAAAAGGAAAAACGAAGAGAAGAATGGTGGGGTCGGTTTTGATTTTGGGCTTGGCGGGTTGTTCAAGGGCCTGGGCAGTCTGATCGATGCCGCGAACAAGCTGGCGGAAAAGGGCGAAGAGCTGTCCAAATCGGGTGAAATCGATTTCAGCGGACTGGACAAGATCAGGGGGCTAAAAGACCTCAAGGGCGTCTACGGGGTCAGGGTGCGCACCCTGGCTGACGGCAGGCCGTCGGTGGAACCGTTCGGCAATATCAAGCGGACGCCCAAAGGGCCGGTGGTCGAAGAGGTGCGGGAGCCCATCGTGGACGTGTTCGACGAATCCGATGGGATTCATGTGGTGGCCGAGATGCCTGGGATCGACGAAAAAGACATAACCCTCGGTATTCAAGGGGACATCCTCAATATCAGGGCGGAGGACCCGAATCGAAAATACCAGAAAGAGGTGCTCCTGTCTCGAGAGGCCAATGTAGAGGATATGAGGTGGACGTACAAGAATGGGATCTTGGAGGTCAAGATAGCGGCGAAGGGTAATTAG
- the gvpA gene encoding gas vesicle structural protein GvpA (There are 14 genes on the gvp gene cluster in halophilic archaea. The product of gvpA is a structural component of gas vesicles, which provide buoyancy to cells and promote flotation. It has been reported that the products of gvpAO and gvpFGJKLM represent the minimal set required for gas vesicle formation in halophilic archaea.), translating into MAMEKAMASSSLAEVVDRILDKGVVVDAWARVSLVGIELLAVEARAVVAGVETYLKYAEAIGLTATA; encoded by the coding sequence ATGGCAATGGAAAAAGCGATGGCATCCTCGAGTCTGGCAGAGGTTGTCGACAGGATTCTGGACAAGGGTGTTGTGGTAGATGCATGGGCCAGGGTATCCCTGGTGGGCATCGAACTGTTGGCCGTTGAGGCCAGGGCCGTGGTGGCTGGTGTTGAGACCTATCTCAAATACGCGGAAGCCATCGGTCTCACCGCGACCGCGTAA
- the gvpN gene encoding gas vesicle protein GvpN — translation MSIDGSITVLEPRSLPNFVETPYVRDIAERAMSYIAAGFPIHFRGISGTGKTTLAMHVAAMIGRPVVMIHGDEEFSTSDLVGGETGFRSRKVVDNYIHTVLKTEEDMHKRWADNRLTVACKNGFTLIYDEFTRTRPEANNILLSVLQERMLDLPAPRHGEGNYLKVHPDFTAIFTSNPEEYAGVHRSQDALRDRMITLDIDYFDEETEVRITEFKSGLVNGDATKIVRIVRGLRDSDAYEFAPTIRGCIMIAKTLAVRQASVDKKDPVFRQVCMDILSSETSRIGMAGSHAKVKEVINELIDQIC, via the coding sequence ATGTCAATCGATGGAAGCATAACGGTTCTGGAGCCTCGCTCCCTTCCGAATTTTGTGGAAACGCCCTATGTGCGTGATATTGCGGAAAGGGCCATGTCGTATATTGCGGCCGGTTTTCCGATCCATTTTCGGGGGATTTCCGGGACCGGCAAGACCACTCTCGCCATGCACGTGGCGGCCATGATCGGCCGGCCCGTGGTCATGATCCACGGCGACGAGGAATTTTCCACATCCGATCTGGTGGGCGGGGAGACCGGTTTTCGCAGCCGCAAGGTGGTGGACAACTATATTCATACGGTCCTTAAGACCGAAGAGGATATGCATAAAAGATGGGCGGACAATCGTCTCACCGTGGCCTGCAAGAACGGATTTACCCTCATATACGATGAGTTTACCCGAACACGGCCCGAGGCCAACAATATCCTTCTGTCGGTCCTTCAGGAGAGGATGCTGGATCTTCCTGCCCCGCGCCATGGAGAGGGGAACTACCTGAAGGTCCACCCGGATTTTACAGCCATATTTACCAGCAATCCGGAGGAATATGCCGGGGTTCACAGGAGTCAGGACGCCTTGCGGGATCGGATGATCACGCTCGACATCGATTATTTTGACGAGGAGACCGAGGTGCGGATCACCGAATTCAAGTCAGGCCTTGTCAATGGGGATGCCACCAAGATCGTCAGGATTGTAAGGGGGCTGAGAGATTCCGACGCCTATGAATTTGCCCCGACCATCCGCGGCTGCATCATGATTGCCAAAACCCTTGCGGTCCGCCAGGCCAGTGTGGACAAAAAGGACCCGGTATTCAGGCAGGTCTGCATGGACATCCTCTCCTCCGAAACCAGCCGGAT
- the gvpA gene encoding gas vesicle structural protein GvpA (There are 14 genes on the gvp gene cluster in halophilic archaea. The product of gvpA is a structural component of gas vesicles, which provide buoyancy to cells and promote flotation. It has been reported that the products of gvpAO and gvpFGJKLM represent the minimal set required for gas vesicle formation in halophilic archaea.), producing MAMEKAMASSSLAEVVDRILDKGVVVDAWARVSLVGIELLAVEARVVVAGVETYLKYAEAIGLTATA from the coding sequence ATGGCAATGGAAAAAGCGATGGCATCCTCGAGTCTGGCAGAGGTTGTCGACAGGATTCTGGACAAGGGTGTTGTGGTAGATGCATGGGCCAGGGTATCCCTGGTGGGCATCGAACTGTTGGCCGTTGAGGCCAGGGTCGTGGTGGCTGGTGTTGAGACCTATCTCAAATACGCTGAGGCCATCGGTCTCACCGCAACCGCGTAG